Genomic segment of Streptosporangium sp. NBC_01755:
AGACCCGGCACATCGCCGCGACGAACACCGCGTGGTGCGGCGCCACGGCGTCGACCATGACCAGGCAGCCTCCGGACTCCTCCCGGTTCAGCTCGCGCAGCGGGCGGCGCGCTGGAGGAGGAAGCGCTGCTCAGGCCGGCTGCCGGCCAGACGTGCGGCCTCCCGGTACGCCAAGGCTGCGGCAGCAGCCTCCCCGGCCTGGTCGAGCAGGTGGGCGCGGACGGCCAGCAGTCGATGATGGCCGGCGAGCACCCCGGATTCCAGCTCGTCCAACAGCGCCAATCCGGCGCGCGGCCCGCGCACCATCGCCAGCGCGACCGCCCGGTTGAGGGTGGCGACGGGGTTGGGGTGCAGTCGCTCCAGGATCTCGTACAGCGCCAGGATCTGCCGCCAGTCGGTGGCCTCGGCCGATGGCGCCTCGTCGTGTACCGCCGCGATGGCGGCCTGAACCTGGTACGGGCCGAGCGTGCGGGTCGCCAACGTACGGGTGATGATGTCGGTTCCCTCCGCGATGGCCGCGGTGTCCCAGCGGGACCGGTCCTGCTCCGCCAGCGGCACGAGCACGCCGTCGGGGCCGGTACGCGCCGCGCCTCGGGCCTCGGTCAGCAGCATCAACGCCAGCAGGCCCGCGGTCTCCCCGGATTCGGGGAGCCGCGCATACAGCCGGCGCACCAGATGCAGGGCCTGTCCGGTGAGCAGGGGCCGGCGCAGATCCGAGCCGGTGCTGGCGCTGTAGCCCTCGTTGAACATCAGGTACAGCACGTGCA
This window contains:
- a CDS encoding RNA polymerase sigma factor gives rise to the protein MPRSDEPVEELLRSLASRVLGSLVRRYGDFARCEDAVQEALIAAADAWPRDGVPDHPLGWLNKVAVNRYIDRVRADSARERRERAALDAMPRDALVAPPPDAEVVRDDLLELLFLCCHPALTASSQLALTLRAVAGLTTGEIAASFLVPEKTMGQRISRAKQRLREAGARFELPPDPEHGPRLQVVLHVLYLMFNEGYSASTGSDLRRPLLTGQALHLVRRLYARLPESGETAGLLALMLLTEARGAARTGPDGVLVPLAEQDRSRWDTAAIAEGTDIITRTLATRTLGPYQVQAAIAAVHDEAPSAEATDWRQILALYEILERLHPNPVATLNRAVALAMVRGPRAGLALLDELESGVLAGHHRLLAVRAHLLDQAGEAAAAALAYREAARLAGSRPEQRFLLQRAARCAS